A region from the Posidoniimonas polymericola genome encodes:
- a CDS encoding ParA family protein: MGRVHCIANQKGGVGKTTTAVNLAAGCAMAGLRTLLVDLDPQCNATSALGRTPSPRHPLVEKTPIADSVAPTEIPDLEVLPGSRSFQDADALANADDSQAKLVADHLTASLSVYDAVLVDCPPSLGALTQTALAMADEVIMPLECEYFAMEGLTQMIELIKRVMRRTNSRLQFGGILLTKYDDSLDLTREVEREVRDFFGDIVFHTVAPRDVALAEAPSHGQCIMDYAPRSRGARAYIELCQEVLGRV, translated from the coding sequence ATGGGTCGAGTCCACTGCATCGCGAACCAGAAGGGCGGCGTCGGCAAGACGACCACCGCCGTGAACCTGGCGGCCGGCTGCGCCATGGCAGGGCTGCGGACGCTGCTGGTGGACCTCGACCCGCAGTGCAACGCCACCAGCGCACTGGGCCGCACGCCCTCGCCTCGACATCCATTAGTAGAGAAAACCCCGATCGCCGACTCGGTCGCCCCGACCGAGATCCCCGACCTCGAGGTGCTGCCCGGCAGCCGCAGCTTCCAGGACGCCGACGCGCTCGCCAACGCCGACGACAGCCAGGCGAAGCTCGTCGCCGACCACCTAACCGCCAGCCTCAGCGTCTACGACGCGGTGCTGGTCGACTGCCCGCCGTCGCTCGGCGCGCTCACCCAGACGGCCCTCGCCATGGCGGACGAGGTGATCATGCCGTTGGAATGTGAGTACTTTGCGATGGAAGGGTTGACTCAAATGATTGAGCTCATCAAACGGGTGATGCGGCGTACGAATAGCCGATTACAGTTTGGCGGGATTCTGCTGACCAAGTATGACGACTCGCTCGACCTGACGCGGGAAGTCGAACGCGAGGTCCGCGATTTTTTCGGCGACATCGTGTTCCACACCGTGGCGCCGCGCGACGTCGCCCTGGCCGAGGCCCCCAGCCACGGCCAGTGCATTATGGACTACGCCCCCCGCTCCCGCGGAGCGAGGGCCTATATAGAGCTTTGCCAGGAGGTGCTAGGACGTGTCTAA
- a CDS encoding DUF1015 domain-containing protein has product MPQIEAFRGVRYDLGHVGGLSNVVAPPYDVIGPELQQQLYDLHPNNCVRLILNKDEPGDDDSNNRYTRAAKLLKDWQRDRVLFTEGDPAVYVYHQTYEAGGIEYTRRGFMCRVKLQRFGEGDIHPHEETHGGAKADRLKLWKACKTNMSQIFGLFPDEENEAQELLMDAIATATPLEATDHLGVTNSLWPVTDVATITKLQAIMGGKPTYIADGHHRYETACNYRDEVAEAYAAENGGATLPDDHPANYVLMMCVSMSDPGMLVLPTHRLFRNMPELDSVELVEKLGDSFDHEFGGSGPEEAAAVWGMIDAEQDQGTLALYTAKDQQWTMVTVSEKGRQKMAELSSDHSSDWQGLGVSLLHRLIFENLLDAPSEAAPKYVRSIEEVVQGLTHGDDTGRDLTGQIATGGAFNLAAIVMPATLEHIRQISNHGERMPAKSTYFYPKVLSGLVFNPLQ; this is encoded by the coding sequence ATGCCCCAGATCGAAGCCTTCCGCGGCGTCCGCTATGACCTTGGCCACGTTGGCGGCCTGTCGAATGTTGTCGCCCCGCCGTACGACGTGATCGGCCCCGAGCTGCAGCAGCAGCTCTACGACCTGCACCCCAACAACTGCGTGCGGCTGATCCTGAACAAGGACGAGCCCGGCGACGACGACTCCAACAACCGCTACACCCGGGCCGCCAAGCTGCTGAAGGACTGGCAGCGGGACCGCGTACTGTTCACCGAGGGCGACCCGGCCGTGTACGTCTACCACCAGACGTACGAGGCGGGGGGCATCGAGTACACCCGTCGCGGTTTCATGTGCCGGGTCAAGCTCCAGAGGTTCGGCGAGGGCGACATCCACCCGCACGAGGAGACCCACGGCGGGGCCAAGGCCGACCGCCTGAAGCTGTGGAAGGCGTGCAAGACCAACATGAGCCAGATCTTCGGCCTGTTCCCCGACGAGGAGAACGAGGCCCAGGAACTGCTGATGGACGCCATCGCCACCGCCACTCCGCTCGAGGCGACCGACCACCTGGGCGTCACCAACAGCCTCTGGCCGGTAACGGACGTCGCCACGATCACCAAGCTGCAGGCGATCATGGGGGGCAAGCCGACCTACATCGCCGACGGGCACCACCGCTACGAGACCGCCTGCAACTACCGCGACGAGGTCGCCGAGGCGTACGCCGCCGAGAACGGCGGGGCCACCCTGCCCGACGACCACCCGGCCAACTACGTGCTGATGATGTGCGTCTCGATGAGCGACCCCGGCATGCTGGTGCTGCCGACCCACCGCCTATTCCGCAACATGCCCGAGCTGGATTCTGTGGAACTCGTCGAGAAGCTGGGCGACTCGTTCGACCACGAGTTCGGCGGCAGCGGCCCCGAAGAGGCGGCCGCCGTCTGGGGCATGATCGACGCCGAGCAGGACCAGGGGACCCTCGCCCTCTACACCGCCAAGGACCAGCAGTGGACCATGGTCACGGTGTCCGAGAAGGGGCGCCAGAAAATGGCCGAACTCTCGTCCGACCACAGCTCCGACTGGCAGGGCCTGGGCGTCAGCCTGCTGCACCGGTTGATCTTCGAGAACCTGCTCGACGCCCCCAGCGAGGCCGCGCCGAAGTACGTCCGCTCGATCGAGGAAGTGGTTCAGGGCCTGACCCACGGCGACGACACCGGCCGGGACCTGACCGGCCAGATCGCCACCGGCGGGGCCTTCAACCTGGCGGCGATCGTCATGCCCGCCACGCTGGAGCACATCCGCCAGATCAGCAACCACGGCGAACGGATGCCGGCGAAGAGCACCTACTTCTACCCCAAGGTGCTCAGTGGCCTGGTGTTCAACCCGCTCCAGTAG
- a CDS encoding carbon starvation CstA family protein: MFTLAVALGSFFAFIVAYHTYGRWIGQRIFQLSAEAVAPSHALRDDVDFVPTKPSVIFGHHFTSIAGTGPIVGPAIAVFWGWLPALLWVVLGSIFVGAVHDFGSLVLSLRNQGQTIGEVAGRVISPRAKLLFLLVLFFALMVVLAIFGLVIAIIFKLYPASVLSVWTAMPLAVVVGLLVYRAGVGLLWPSVIALVVLYATVAVGAYAPELGLDFSLAPIDALGAYGNPVVVWTMLLLAYCYVASVLPVWLLLQPRDYINSHQLMVALALLVGGLAVAGLTGKASLSAAPMIATEIPEDAPPIFPFLFITIACGACSGFHCLVASGTTSKQIDREPDARLVGYGGMLLEGALAVVVILACCAGLGMGVTTPDGKTLTGAAAWQSKYDARITTSTNEQGQTVTSGGWKNHKLPQMVGGFVEGGANFVSALGVPKRLSVAIIAVLVACFAATTLDTATRLQRYVIQELGGTLGVAPLTNKHIATGIAVVTGGAVALIDGGSGPGSGGLILWPLFGATNQLLAGLALMVIVFYLLRRGLPVWFAALPMVLMLVVPGWAMAQNIAQDFWPNGKHVLLGFGVVILLLQVWMVIEAAIVLPRAWKVLERQPAHDTPVAERA; encoded by the coding sequence ATGTTCACCCTGGCCGTCGCCCTCGGCTCGTTCTTCGCCTTCATCGTCGCCTACCACACCTACGGGCGGTGGATCGGCCAGCGGATCTTTCAGCTGAGCGCCGAGGCGGTCGCCCCCAGCCACGCCCTGCGGGATGATGTCGACTTTGTGCCCACGAAGCCGAGCGTGATCTTCGGCCACCACTTCACTAGCATCGCGGGGACCGGGCCGATCGTCGGGCCGGCGATCGCCGTCTTCTGGGGTTGGCTCCCGGCCCTGCTGTGGGTGGTGCTCGGGTCGATCTTTGTCGGTGCGGTGCACGACTTCGGGTCCCTGGTGCTGAGCCTCCGCAATCAGGGGCAGACCATCGGCGAGGTCGCCGGCCGGGTGATCTCGCCACGGGCCAAGCTGCTGTTCCTGCTGGTGCTGTTCTTTGCGCTGATGGTCGTGCTGGCCATTTTCGGGTTGGTGATCGCCATCATCTTCAAGCTGTACCCCGCTTCGGTGCTCAGCGTCTGGACCGCCATGCCGCTCGCGGTTGTGGTGGGTTTGCTGGTCTACCGCGCAGGAGTCGGTCTGTTGTGGCCGTCGGTCATCGCCCTGGTAGTGCTCTACGCCACGGTCGCGGTCGGCGCCTACGCACCGGAGTTGGGGCTCGATTTCAGCCTCGCCCCGATTGACGCGTTGGGCGCCTACGGAAATCCCGTCGTGGTCTGGACCATGCTGCTCCTTGCGTACTGCTACGTGGCCAGCGTCCTGCCGGTGTGGCTGCTGCTGCAGCCGCGGGACTACATTAACAGCCACCAGCTGATGGTCGCCCTGGCACTGCTGGTCGGTGGGCTGGCGGTGGCCGGATTGACGGGGAAGGCCAGCCTGTCCGCCGCCCCAATGATCGCCACCGAGATCCCAGAGGACGCGCCGCCCATCTTCCCGTTCCTGTTTATCACCATCGCCTGCGGCGCGTGCAGCGGCTTCCACTGCCTGGTGGCCAGCGGCACCACCAGCAAGCAGATCGACCGTGAGCCCGACGCGCGGCTGGTCGGCTACGGCGGGATGTTGCTTGAGGGCGCGCTCGCCGTGGTTGTTATCCTGGCCTGCTGTGCCGGGCTCGGGATGGGAGTCACCACGCCTGACGGGAAGACGCTGACCGGCGCCGCCGCCTGGCAATCAAAGTACGACGCTCGGATCACGACCAGCACCAACGAGCAGGGGCAGACCGTCACCAGCGGCGGCTGGAAGAACCACAAGCTGCCGCAGATGGTCGGCGGGTTCGTCGAGGGGGGCGCCAATTTCGTCAGCGCCCTGGGAGTGCCGAAGAGGCTGAGCGTGGCCATCATCGCGGTGCTGGTCGCCTGCTTCGCCGCCACCACCCTCGACACGGCGACCCGGCTGCAGCGGTACGTGATCCAAGAGCTGGGCGGCACGCTTGGTGTAGCGCCGTTGACCAATAAGCACATCGCGACCGGGATCGCGGTGGTCACAGGCGGGGCGGTTGCGTTGATCGACGGCGGCTCGGGCCCCGGCTCCGGGGGGCTGATTTTGTGGCCGCTGTTCGGGGCCACCAACCAGCTGCTGGCGGGGCTCGCCCTCATGGTGATCGTCTTCTACCTGCTCCGCCGCGGGCTGCCGGTTTGGTTTGCCGCCCTCCCGATGGTGCTGATGCTGGTCGTGCCCGGGTGGGCGATGGCGCAGAATATTGCCCAAGACTTCTGGCCAAACGGCAAGCACGTGCTGCTCGGCTTCGGCGTGGTTATCTTGCTGCTGCAGGTTTGGATGGTGATCGAGGCGGCGATTGTTTTGCCCCGCGCCTGGAAGGTTCTGGAGCGCCAACCGGCGCACGACACCCCAGTCGCTGAGCGTGCCTAA
- the fliM gene encoding flagellar motor switch protein FliM, with amino-acid sequence MGDVLSQAEVENLLSSLDGDPTPAAPAQQAAASPAAPVYSSVPAPPPRTREKVTPYDFKRPERVGKDQMRALQTMHEGFGRNYGAALSALLRTIVEVKLTSVDQLTYSEFIFSLENPTCFNLINAAPLEGQLILDINPSLLFPIIDRLLGGGSEATPPARRPLTEIELLLVGRITGLFLNEMRSAWENVIELDLSVDRVESNPQLVQIVPPNEVVVLISFELTIGDVRGMVNLCIPFNSIERIGQELSANSWVTYSSKPASPEAIQRLGLQVQSAAVEVVVELAETTISTADFIGLRVGDIIATEKDVRQPLCMLIEGRRKFEASAGAFKGRKAIQVSGVITDPAQRTAKQADEDAA; translated from the coding sequence ATGGGCGACGTGCTCAGCCAAGCGGAAGTTGAAAACCTGCTGAGTTCGCTGGACGGCGACCCGACTCCTGCTGCGCCCGCGCAGCAGGCGGCCGCCTCCCCCGCCGCGCCGGTTTACTCGTCCGTCCCGGCGCCTCCTCCCCGCACGCGCGAAAAGGTCACGCCGTACGACTTCAAGCGCCCGGAGCGCGTCGGCAAGGATCAGATGCGGGCGCTGCAGACCATGCACGAGGGGTTCGGCCGCAACTACGGCGCGGCGCTCTCGGCGCTGCTGCGGACGATCGTCGAGGTGAAGCTGACGAGCGTGGACCAGCTGACCTACAGCGAGTTCATCTTCAGCCTCGAGAACCCAACCTGCTTCAACCTGATCAACGCGGCCCCGCTCGAGGGCCAGCTGATCCTCGACATCAACCCGTCGCTGCTGTTCCCGATCATCGACCGTCTGCTGGGCGGCGGCAGCGAGGCGACCCCGCCGGCGCGGCGTCCGCTCACCGAAATCGAGCTGCTGCTGGTCGGCCGGATCACGGGGCTGTTCCTCAACGAGATGCGTTCGGCCTGGGAGAACGTCATCGAGCTCGACCTGAGCGTCGATCGGGTAGAGAGCAACCCGCAGCTGGTGCAGATCGTGCCGCCGAACGAGGTGGTCGTGCTGATCAGCTTCGAGCTCACCATCGGCGACGTTCGGGGCATGGTGAACCTGTGCATCCCGTTCAACTCGATCGAGCGGATCGGGCAGGAGCTCAGCGCCAACAGCTGGGTGACCTACTCCAGCAAGCCGGCCAGCCCCGAGGCGATCCAGCGGCTCGGGTTGCAGGTGCAGTCGGCGGCGGTCGAGGTGGTGGTCGAGCTCGCCGAGACCACCATCAGCACGGCCGACTTCATCGGCCTGCGGGTGGGCGACATCATCGCCACCGAGAAGGACGTCCGGCAACCGCTCTGCATGCTCATCGAGGGGCGTCGCAAGTTCGAGGCGTCCGCCGGGGCGTTCAAGGGCCGCAAGGCAATCCAGGTGAGCGGCGTGATTACCGACCCCGCGCAGCGGACCGCGAAGCAGGCGGACGAAGACGCCGCTTAG
- a CDS encoding glutamate-5-semialdehyde dehydrogenase, which yields MPAQTKSTVDLAAYCHEVAERAKVASAQLTSVSGQQKIDWLRQSANLLRTSAEVINAANQKDLAAAPDYGLTDAQVDRLRLTPDRIESIAVGLEEVAALREPVGRVLDSTVRPNGLRIDKVCVPLGVVFFIYESRPNVTADAAAICVKAGNAVILRGGKEALHSSRAIVDLLAEAAEAAGLPRDAVQLVSTTDRAAVGHFLKQSDFIDVAIPRGGEGLIRRVVAEATMPVIKHFDGNCHVYVDAAADLDAAEAIVVNSKCHRLGVCNAAESLVVHADIAAEAVPRLVIALNKQEIEVRGCPKVCELAPSAVPATEEDFGAEFLGPTISAVVVGSLDEAIRHINRYSSGHTESIVTTNLAASREFAERIDSAAVVINASTRFNDGGEFGLGAEIGISTDKFHARGPCGVDELTSYKYIVHGQGHTRK from the coding sequence ATGCCTGCTCAAACCAAATCTACTGTCGACCTAGCAGCCTACTGCCACGAGGTGGCTGAACGCGCCAAGGTGGCGTCGGCTCAGCTGACTTCGGTTTCTGGTCAACAGAAGATCGATTGGCTGCGACAATCCGCGAACCTGCTTAGGACCAGCGCCGAGGTCATCAATGCGGCGAACCAGAAAGACCTGGCCGCCGCGCCGGACTACGGGCTGACCGACGCCCAGGTCGACCGGCTGCGGCTAACGCCCGACCGGATCGAGTCGATCGCGGTGGGGCTCGAGGAGGTCGCGGCGTTGCGGGAGCCGGTGGGGCGGGTGCTCGACTCCACCGTGCGGCCCAATGGGCTGCGGATCGACAAGGTCTGCGTGCCGCTTGGGGTGGTGTTCTTCATCTACGAGTCGCGGCCCAACGTGACCGCCGACGCCGCCGCGATCTGCGTCAAGGCGGGCAACGCCGTGATCCTGCGGGGCGGCAAGGAGGCGCTGCACTCGAGCCGCGCAATCGTCGACCTGCTGGCGGAAGCCGCCGAGGCCGCCGGGCTGCCGCGCGACGCGGTGCAGCTGGTGTCGACCACCGACCGGGCGGCCGTCGGGCACTTTCTCAAACAGTCCGACTTCATCGACGTCGCGATCCCGCGAGGGGGCGAAGGCCTCATCCGCCGGGTGGTGGCCGAGGCGACCATGCCGGTCATCAAGCACTTCGACGGCAACTGCCACGTGTACGTTGACGCCGCCGCCGACCTCGACGCCGCCGAGGCGATTGTCGTGAACAGCAAGTGTCACCGCCTGGGGGTGTGCAACGCGGCCGAGTCGTTGGTCGTCCACGCAGACATCGCGGCCGAGGCGGTCCCCCGCCTGGTCATCGCGCTCAACAAACAAGAGATCGAGGTCCGCGGTTGCCCCAAGGTGTGCGAGCTGGCGCCGTCCGCCGTGCCGGCGACCGAGGAGGACTTCGGCGCCGAGTTCCTGGGTCCGACGATCTCGGCGGTGGTGGTGGGCTCGCTCGACGAGGCCATCCGCCACATCAACCGCTACAGCTCGGGCCACACCGAGAGCATCGTCACCACCAATCTGGCGGCCTCCCGCGAGTTCGCCGAACGCATCGACAGCGCGGCGGTGGTGATCAACGCCAGCACGCGATTCAACGACGGCGGCGAGTTCGGCCTCGGGGCGGAGATCGGCATCAGCACCGACAAGTTCCACGCCCGCGGGCCGTGCGGCGTGGACGAACTGACAAGCTACAAGTACATCGTCCACGGACAGGGCCACACCAGAAAGTAG
- the folP gene encoding dihydropteroate synthase, whose amino-acid sequence MAFDHLTPRAGSWALRTTTLDLSGPPLLMGIVNVTPDSFSDGGRFVEIDAAVDHALRLVDEGAAILDIGGESTRPYSDPVEAVEELRRVLPVVERLAAQTATPLSIDTSKASVARAAIDAGAEIINDVTGLEGDPDMLGLAVSSGAGVCAMHMRGTPQTMQDHPVYDDVVGEILEYLRLRRDRLRDAGVEHAKVCLDPGIGFGKTHEHNLQLMRAAERFHALGCPLLVGHSRKGFLARLLGDKQADRTAATVGGSLALAQQGVQVLRVHDVRPTREAMLAFAACGGLDRSHASTKPF is encoded by the coding sequence ATGGCCTTCGATCACCTCACCCCACGCGCCGGCAGCTGGGCGCTCCGCACGACGACGCTCGATCTTAGCGGCCCGCCGCTGCTGATGGGCATCGTCAACGTGACGCCAGACAGTTTTTCCGACGGCGGGCGGTTCGTGGAGATCGACGCCGCGGTCGACCACGCGCTGCGGCTGGTGGACGAGGGCGCAGCGATCCTCGACATCGGCGGAGAGAGCACGCGCCCGTACTCGGACCCCGTCGAGGCCGTCGAGGAGCTCCGCCGGGTGCTGCCGGTAGTCGAACGGCTCGCCGCCCAGACCGCGACGCCCCTCTCGATCGACACCAGCAAGGCCTCCGTCGCCCGGGCGGCGATTGACGCGGGCGCCGAGATCATCAACGACGTCACCGGGCTCGAAGGCGACCCGGACATGCTCGGGTTGGCGGTCTCGTCCGGCGCCGGGGTGTGCGCCATGCACATGCGGGGCACACCGCAGACGATGCAGGACCATCCCGTGTATGATGATGTCGTCGGCGAGATCCTAGAGTACCTCCGGCTGCGGCGGGACCGGTTGCGGGATGCCGGGGTCGAACACGCGAAGGTCTGCCTCGACCCGGGCATCGGCTTCGGTAAGACCCACGAGCACAACCTTCAGCTGATGCGTGCGGCCGAACGCTTTCATGCGCTCGGCTGTCCCCTCTTGGTGGGTCACTCCCGCAAGGGGTTCCTGGCTCGCCTGCTCGGAGACAAGCAGGCCGACCGCACCGCGGCGACCGTAGGCGGATCGCTCGCACTCGCCCAACAGGGCGTCCAGGTGCTGCGAGTCCACGACGTCCGCCCGACCCGCGAAGCGATGCTAGCATTCGCCGCTTGCGGCGGCCTCGACCGCAGCCACGCTAGCACTAAACCATTCTGA
- a CDS encoding right-handed parallel beta-helix repeat-containing protein, translated as MKPLLGVVAASLLALLANAVSAQQWQSAGVSKMTAAYDPGSGAVLVDTGAGQRLVDPQVVQASVYQPPGRAYAIEDRFSATPSVAQPGYGSAAVVAPPGTVYGATPVYAGAPTYAPGMAAPNAGFAAPGYTPGYNGCAPVDPYGCGPVYGQPAPYAAPSASLFPSRPAHAEIEGRMGDPAEVLQGNLMLPFWQQQNVFWFLDLRGQYDDERAGEGNFGVARRELLSSGMITTLYAFYDIRHSAYNNNFQQGMVGFEMMTLDWEYRVNGYLPFSGAQATGLNVATLDVNNNIVVQQGLERAYFGMDAEYGFLLSRPGGQYDSEYRVFLGGYWFDTDKAGYSTIAGPRARIEGRCFDLPYLGSGSRFTYGLSYQWDDVRDSQWIASANLRIPFGAGSRAATKLSLIERRMLSALRRDEAIVTGSALSTSEQAIISSTGAVATNVATIDAGATAAADVAAAGDIVVVANNINLGATGPIALNANQFIGGRFQVHGQDTGAVATFGQQRTVSGNAGADVLQLGNNATITGLRISGGDAGIGGDNVTGFKITNNHISGGAGAGVRLQNISGGDIVGNTFVGGGTTGNGLIAATLLGLSDVRDNSFTGFASDGVRITTYNGGVFSGNSASGNGDDGFQISTYAGGNLTGNTSHNNGNDGFEVGTVNGGVISGNTAEANGDAGFDFINAVTSGSITGNLAAGNTDSGFDFDDVTGGLIRQNTARTNGVDGFQFATLTGGGIGFNTAEANADDGFQIDSFTGGVFSDNTASDNTDDGYDVTGAGGTAAGNTGSGNGANNVFP; from the coding sequence ATGAAGCCCCTCCTCGGCGTCGTCGCCGCCTCGCTGCTGGCGCTGCTGGCAAACGCCGTGAGCGCGCAGCAGTGGCAGTCGGCTGGCGTCTCGAAGATGACCGCCGCGTACGACCCCGGCTCTGGCGCCGTACTAGTCGATACGGGCGCCGGCCAACGGCTGGTCGACCCGCAGGTGGTGCAGGCGTCGGTGTACCAACCCCCTGGTCGCGCGTACGCGATCGAGGATCGGTTCTCGGCAACGCCGTCGGTCGCGCAGCCGGGCTATGGGTCTGCGGCGGTCGTGGCCCCGCCGGGAACGGTCTACGGGGCGACCCCGGTCTACGCTGGCGCGCCGACCTACGCGCCCGGCATGGCGGCTCCGAATGCCGGGTTTGCCGCCCCGGGGTACACGCCTGGTTACAACGGCTGCGCTCCGGTCGACCCCTACGGTTGCGGCCCGGTCTACGGTCAACCCGCCCCCTACGCGGCGCCGTCGGCAAGCTTGTTTCCGTCGCGGCCGGCCCACGCCGAGATCGAGGGCCGCATGGGCGACCCGGCCGAGGTGCTGCAGGGCAACCTGATGCTGCCGTTCTGGCAGCAGCAGAACGTGTTCTGGTTCCTCGACCTCCGCGGCCAGTACGACGACGAGCGCGCCGGCGAGGGCAACTTCGGCGTCGCGCGCAGGGAGCTGCTCTCCAGCGGGATGATCACCACGCTCTACGCCTTCTACGACATCCGCCACTCGGCGTACAACAACAACTTCCAGCAGGGCATGGTCGGCTTTGAGATGATGACGCTCGACTGGGAGTACCGCGTGAACGGCTACCTGCCTTTCAGCGGCGCCCAGGCCACCGGGCTGAACGTCGCGACGCTCGACGTCAACAACAACATCGTCGTGCAGCAGGGGCTGGAGCGGGCCTACTTCGGCATGGACGCGGAGTACGGTTTCTTGCTCTCTCGGCCAGGCGGCCAATACGACTCCGAGTACCGCGTCTTCCTCGGCGGCTACTGGTTCGACACCGACAAGGCCGGCTACTCGACCATCGCGGGGCCGCGGGCACGGATCGAGGGTCGCTGCTTCGACCTGCCCTACCTTGGGTCGGGTTCGCGGTTCACCTACGGCTTGAGCTACCAGTGGGACGACGTCCGCGACTCGCAGTGGATCGCCAGCGCCAACCTCCGCATCCCGTTCGGCGCCGGCAGCCGGGCCGCGACCAAGCTGTCGTTGATCGAGCGGCGGATGCTCTCGGCGCTCCGCCGCGACGAGGCGATCGTGACCGGCTCTGCACTGAGCACGTCCGAGCAGGCCATCATCAGCTCGACCGGCGCGGTCGCGACCAACGTCGCTACGATCGATGCCGGCGCCACCGCCGCCGCGGATGTCGCCGCGGCCGGCGACATCGTGGTCGTTGCCAACAACATCAACCTCGGGGCGACCGGGCCGATCGCCCTGAACGCGAACCAGTTTATTGGCGGTCGGTTCCAGGTGCACGGGCAAGACACCGGCGCGGTGGCGACCTTTGGCCAGCAGCGGACCGTCTCCGGAAACGCGGGCGCCGACGTCCTCCAACTCGGCAACAACGCCACGATCACGGGGCTGAGGATCTCAGGGGGCGACGCCGGCATCGGTGGCGACAACGTGACTGGGTTCAAGATCACCAACAACCACATCAGCGGCGGCGCGGGCGCTGGGGTTCGGTTGCAGAACATCAGCGGCGGTGACATCGTTGGCAACACCTTCGTCGGAGGCGGGACCACCGGCAACGGACTCATCGCCGCCACACTCCTCGGGCTGAGCGACGTGCGTGACAACTCGTTCACCGGCTTCGCCAGCGATGGCGTCCGTATCACGACCTACAATGGCGGCGTGTTCTCCGGCAACTCTGCGTCGGGCAATGGCGATGATGGCTTCCAGATCTCGACCTACGCAGGCGGAAACCTCACGGGCAACACCTCTCACAACAACGGCAACGACGGTTTCGAAGTAGGCACTGTCAACGGCGGAGTGATCTCAGGCAACACGGCCGAAGCCAACGGCGACGCCGGTTTCGATTTCATCAACGCGGTCACGTCGGGCAGCATCACGGGCAACCTGGCGGCCGGCAACACCGACAGCGGGTTCGACTTCGACGATGTTACCGGCGGCCTGATCCGACAGAACACGGCTCGGACAAACGGCGTCGACGGTTTCCAGTTTGCCACGCTCACCGGCGGCGGTATCGGCTTCAACACCGCAGAGGCCAACGCCGACGACGGTTTCCAGATCGACTCGTTCACCGGCGGCGTCTTCAGCGACAACACGGCGAGTGACAACACCGACGACGGCTACGACGTGACCGGAGCCGGCGGCACGGCGGCGGGCAACACCGGCAGCGGCAACGGGGCGAACAACGTCTTCCCGTAG
- a CDS encoding bifunctional nuclease family protein, producing MPVAMQLSRIIISEINDQQVIYLKEIEGDRTFPILIGIFEATSIDRHVRGVETPRPLTHDLLVQTIESLGGELQDVVINELREHTYYAKLRVRQDGELIEIDSRPSDAIAVAVTCVPQLPIYVAEDVLNDVMREQM from the coding sequence ATGCCCGTCGCGATGCAGCTCTCGCGGATCATCATCAGCGAGATCAATGACCAGCAAGTTATCTACCTCAAAGAGATTGAAGGAGATCGGACGTTTCCCATCCTGATTGGCATCTTCGAGGCGACCAGCATCGACCGCCATGTGCGCGGGGTCGAAACGCCGCGGCCGCTGACCCACGACCTGCTGGTGCAAACGATCGAGTCGCTGGGCGGCGAGTTGCAGGATGTCGTGATCAACGAGCTCCGCGAGCACACCTATTACGCCAAGCTCCGCGTGCGCCAGGACGGGGAGCTGATCGAGATCGACTCGCGCCCGTCCGACGCAATCGCGGTCGCGGTGACCTGCGTCCCGCAGCTCCCAATCTATGTCGCCGAAGACGTCCTCAACGACGTCATGCGCGAGCAGATGTAG
- a CDS encoding hemerythrin domain-containing protein, with translation MTDETKPDLAQPIIQSEHEELLSLLRSLKRRLDGPAWGDQMVASLLDSLREHLDTHFTYEESEDGFDHLARRAPWTSDRIDALVAEHRRLMASACDLASRARSGPRTVPVWQELQNGFERLHDDLVAHESKEHDLLQEVYTQDIGDKD, from the coding sequence ATGACCGACGAGACGAAGCCTGACCTCGCGCAGCCGATTATCCAGAGCGAGCACGAAGAGTTGTTGTCGCTGCTGCGGAGTCTCAAGCGTAGGCTCGACGGACCCGCATGGGGAGATCAGATGGTGGCTTCGCTGCTTGATTCGCTGCGGGAGCACCTCGACACGCACTTCACCTACGAGGAATCCGAGGACGGGTTCGACCACCTGGCCCGGCGTGCGCCATGGACCTCCGATCGCATCGACGCGCTGGTGGCGGAACACCGCCGGCTGATGGCCTCCGCGTGCGACCTGGCTTCCAGGGCCCGTAGTGGCCCCCGGACCGTTCCGGTCTGGCAGGAATTGCAGAACGGTTTCGAGCGACTCCACGACGATCTTGTCGCCCACGAGTCGAAAGAACACGACCTGCTACAGGAAGTCTACACGCAGGATATTGGGGACAAAGACTAG